CGGCGGGCCGCCGCGCGGCGCGGAAGTCCAGCCGGTAGTCGGCGCCGTCCACCGTGAGGATGGCGTAGCCGTTCGGCGTGCCGTCGCGCATCGTCGTGTGGGGGATGCCGGCCTCGTCGGGCGCCCCCGACCACCAGCTGCCGCAGGCGGTCGCGTTGATGAAGTGGTGGTGGGGTGCGGCGCCGCGCCAGCCGTCCTCCGCGCCGAGGAAGACGTGCTCCAGGTAGTGGTAGTGCGCCGAGACGGAGAGCGCGTTAGGCCGCGTCTCGAGCAGGCGGAAGAGCGCTGCGCGCTCGCTCTCCTCACACTCGCCGACGAGCGGGATGTGCATGAAGAGCACGACCAGCTTCTCCCGCGGCACGCGCGCCAGGTCCTGCCGCAGAAACTCGAGCTGATCGGCGCCGAGGCCGCCCGTGTAGTTGCCGCCCCGGTAGCCATCCGCCACCTTGCCCTGCCAGAGCACGTCGTCGAGGACGACGAAGTGCGCCGGCCCGTAATCGAAGGCGTAGTAGGCCGGGCCGTAGACGCGCTCGAAGGTCTCGTCGGCATGGGCGTCGTCCGCGGCGTCGACGTTCTCGTCGTGGTTGCCGAGCACGTTGTGCCAGGGGATGCCGATCTGGCCGACCGCCGCGTTGAGCGCATCGTATTGCGAGAGGTCGTCGAAGAGGATGTCGCCCAGCGTGACGCCGAATGCCGCTTCGCTCCCGATCAGACCCTCGATGAGGTCGTGGGCGAGGTAGTCGATCTCCTTCTGATTGCGCGTCTGCGTGTCGCCGAAGAGCAGTGCGGTGAAGCGCGCGGGCTCGGCCCGCTCGCGCAGGGGGAAGTCGATGCTGGCCGGCAGGGGGCCGGTCGGCGGGACGCCCGCGTGCTCTAGCCGCGGCGAGCCGCCGGGCTTGTGCACGTAGTAGAAGCGCGGCAGGCCCTGGGCATCGACGGGCGTGGCCCAGCCCGCCGGCTTGATCACGAAGAAGATCGTGTCCTCGTCGGCCGGCAGGCGCCAGCGGCCGGCGGCGTCCGTCGCCACGATCTCGCGGCCGTTGGCGACCGCCACGCCGGCCAGGCCGCGCTCCTCGGCATCGCGCAGGCCGTTGCCGTTCGCGTCGGCGAAGACGAGTCCCCGCGCCTCGCGGGCGGCGGCGGGTGCGGCGGCGAGCAGCGCGAGCGAGAGCCAGGCGAGCGAGCGCAGCGGGCGGGGCATCGGCGACCTCCGATTGGCGGCGCGTCTTGCCGGGCGCGCCGCGCACAGTCTAGTCGATCACCGCGTCCGACTACCAATGAAGGTTCAGCCCCGGCAACACGCGCGCCCAGCGCGGGTTGTTGCGCGCGATGTTGACGAGGCCGAGCTGCAGGCCCCACAGCTCCGCCGTGTAATTGACGAGGCCGATCTGCAGCCCCACCATGCGCGCGTTGACCGTGCGGATCTTGAGAAAGTCCTCGAGGTTGATGCCCTCGACCAGCACGCCGTTGAGGGCGCCCGCGCCGAGCCCCTGCAGCTCGGGCGCGGCGAGGATCAGCCCGCCCGCGGCCAGGCCGCGCACGGGACCCTGACTGCCGAGGCCGAGGCCGCCGATCGCGATGC
Above is a genomic segment from bacterium containing:
- a CDS encoding metallophosphoesterase, whose protein sequence is MPRPLRSLAWLSLALLAAAPAAAREARGLVFADANGNGLRDAEERGLAGVAVANGREIVATDAAGRWRLPADEDTIFFVIKPAGWATPVDAQGLPRFYYVHKPGGSPRLEHAGVPPTGPLPASIDFPLRERAEPARFTALLFGDTQTRNQKEIDYLAHDLIEGLIGSEAAFGVTLGDILFDDLSQYDALNAAVGQIGIPWHNVLGNHDENVDAADDAHADETFERVYGPAYYAFDYGPAHFVVLDDVLWQGKVADGYRGGNYTGGLGADQLEFLRQDLARVPREKLVVLFMHIPLVGECEESERAALFRLLETRPNALSVSAHYHYLEHVFLGAEDGWRGAAPHHHFINATACGSWWSGAPDEAGIPHTTMRDGTPNGYAILTVDGADYRLDFRAARRPAEEQMRLWVPEVVRQDAAGEAELIANVYNGSPRTRVEFRVGDGPWLPMARVEREDPSYAALKALEASDTPPPGAKLPKAVKCPHLWAAPLPAGMPRGTQRLQVRATDHWGRTVTAWRILRVE